The following are encoded in a window of Geothermobacter ehrlichii genomic DNA:
- a CDS encoding PD-(D/E)XK nuclease family protein has protein sequence MSKLQAFLENALREQSKKNSSHLGDRSRYVGASDIAGCPRKAVLSKINPQPHDAATLLRFSRGHAAEDLIDSIFRAGGLTPQREVELSHPDFPEIKCHIDFLFHSRASGRFHVMELKTVGGIPDAPYEGWVNQLHVQMGLLELNNPGAPIGGSILAVDLNAGEWREFNSYTPNRVLFDALITKGRHILASLKQPEKAQAEPGRLCGSCDYRADCPAFTEGAVEIPGEIRTLAARYLEKTETKKALDRDIRELKEEILGFTGPDFRGLSDSFQVCAFEVGPSETVDTRRLKEKFPEAYEKVKKERAGYTRLEVTRVEKKAAKAAA, from the coding sequence ATGAGCAAGCTTCAGGCATTTCTCGAAAACGCCCTTCGCGAACAGTCCAAAAAGAACAGCAGCCACCTTGGGGATCGCAGCAGGTACGTTGGAGCGTCCGACATCGCCGGCTGCCCCCGCAAGGCGGTTCTGTCCAAGATCAACCCGCAGCCCCATGACGCGGCCACGTTGCTGCGCTTCTCTCGGGGACACGCGGCCGAAGATCTGATCGACAGCATCTTCCGGGCCGGTGGCCTGACTCCGCAGCGCGAAGTCGAACTGAGCCACCCGGACTTCCCGGAGATCAAGTGTCACATCGACTTCCTGTTCCACTCCAGGGCCAGCGGCCGCTTTCACGTCATGGAACTGAAAACGGTCGGCGGCATCCCCGATGCTCCCTACGAGGGATGGGTCAACCAGCTCCATGTCCAGATGGGACTCTTGGAGCTGAACAACCCAGGCGCACCCATCGGCGGAAGCATCCTGGCGGTCGACCTGAACGCCGGGGAGTGGAGGGAATTCAACTCCTACACGCCTAACAGGGTCCTGTTCGACGCCCTGATTACCAAGGGCCGGCACATTCTGGCCTCGCTCAAACAGCCGGAAAAAGCCCAGGCCGAGCCTGGCCGTCTGTGCGGCTCCTGCGACTACCGCGCGGACTGCCCGGCCTTTACGGAAGGTGCGGTGGAGATCCCCGGAGAGATCCGGACCCTCGCCGCCCGCTACCTGGAGAAGACCGAAACGAAAAAGGCCCTCGACAGGGACATCCGGGAACTGAAAGAGGAGATCCTTGGCTTCACCGGGCCGGACTTCAGGGGGCTGTCGGACTCGTTTCAGGTCTGCGCCTTCGAGGTCGGACCCTCTGAGACCGTGGACACCAGGCGCCTCAAGGAGAAGTTCCCGGAGGCCTACGAGAAGGTGAAGAAGGAACGCGCCGGATACACCCGGCTCGAAGTCACCAGAGTCGAGAAGAAGGCTGCCAAGGCTGCGGCCTGA